A portion of the Carassius carassius chromosome 42, fCarCar2.1, whole genome shotgun sequence genome contains these proteins:
- the LOC132123963 gene encoding gamma-crystallin N-B-like, which translates to MSQYSGKIVFYEGRCFTGRRLEVFGDCDNFQDRGFMNRVNSIRVESGAWICFDHPDFKGQQYVLERGEYPEFQRWNSHNDHMGSCRPVRMHGEHHRMQLFEGCNFTGQCMDLCDDCPFLQSRGFNTSCINSVRVFGDGAWVMYEEPNFRGRMYIVERGNYCSHNEWQAQNPNIQSIRRIVNYF; encoded by the exons ATGTCGCAGTATTCTGGAAAG ATCGTGTTTTACGAGGGCCGCTGCTTCACCGGCCGCCGGCTCGAGGTCTTCGGAGACTGTGATAACTTCCAGGACCGAGGCTTCATGAACCGAGTGAACTCCATCCGTGTGGAGAGCGGCGCCTGGATCTGCTTCGATCATCCCGACTTCAAGGGCCAGCAGTACGTCCTGGAGCGCGGAGAGTACCCCGAGTTTCAGCGCTGGAACTCACACAACGATCACATGGGCTCCTGCAGACCCGTCCGCATG cacGGCGAGCACCACCGCATGCAGCTGTTCGAGGGCTGTAACTTCACTGGTCAGTGCATGGATCTGTGTGACGACTGTCCCTTCCTCCAGAGCCGAGGCTTCAACACCAGCTGCATCAACTCTGTGCGAGTGTTCGGAGACGGAGC CTGGGTGATGTATGAAGAGCCCAACTTCCGCGGCCGCATGTACATCGTGGAGCGAGGTAATTACTGCAGTCATAACGAGTGGCAGGCGCAGAATCCCAACATCCAGTCCATCCGCAGGATCGTCAACTACTTCTAA
- the LOC132124462 gene encoding GTP-binding protein Rheb-like: MPQPKSRKIAVLGYRSVGKSSLTIQFVEGQFVDSYDPTIENTFTKMITVNGQEYHLQLVDTAGQDEYSIFPQTYSIDINGYILVYSVTSNKSFEVVQVIHEKLLDMVGKVQVPIMLVGNKKDLHMERVISCEEGKALAESWNAAFMESSAKENQTAVEVFKRIILEAEKIDGDAPQGRTSCSMM; encoded by the exons ATGCCGCAGCCGAAATCGCGAAAGATCGCCGTCCTGGGCTACAGATCCGTCG GGAAATCCTCCTTGACAATACAGTTTGTGGAAGGCCAGTTTGTCGACTCCTATGACCCCACGATTGAAAACA caTTTACGAAAATGATCACGGTGAACGGTCAGGAGTATCACCTGCAGCTGGTGGACACAGCAGGACAG GACGAATACTCTATTTTCCCGCAGACGTACTCTATAGATATCAACGGCTACATTCTGGTGTATTCAGTCACGTCAAATAAAAG TTTTGAAGTAGTACAAGTTATCCATGAAAAGTTGCTGGATATGGTGGGAAAAGTACA AGTACCCATAATGCTGGTGGGCAATAAGAAAGACCTTCACATGGAACG TGTGATCAGCTGTGAAGAGGGCAAAGCTTTGGCAGAATCCTGGAACGCAGCGTTCATGGAGTCCTCGGCCAAAGAGAATCAG aCGGCTGTGGAGGTGTTTAAGAGGATAATCCTGGAGGCGGAGAAGATCGACGGTGACGCTCCTCAGGGCCGGACATCCTGCTCCATGATGTAG